The Pseudomonas fluorescens nucleotide sequence GCGGCGGAGCAGCGAAAATTGTACGCAGCGGGGAGCCGAACCTTAGCGCGTTACACCGTGGCTCGACAATGGGCAAGGGTGGCTTTCCTGCAAGGAAAAGCCCACGGGCACGGGGTTTTTACCCCTGAAGGAGGATTTCCCGGGTATGGCTTGCCTCAAGGCTGGCCTCAGAGAACTCGCCGGCGTGCAGGCTGACCCACTGCTGGGCGAGGGCTTCGAGGTCGGCATCGGCGTTTTCGCTCTGGGCCTGTGCCTGGCAGAAGTGCTGGATCTGGCACACCTGTTCGCTCATGCGTGCGCCAAACAACGCCTGCTCGTCAATGAAGGCAATGCCCACCCGATAGCCGTCCTGGTGCTTCTGGCACCAGGCTACGTAACCGGGATAACGCGCTTCGGCGCCGAGGGAGGGGATGATCATTTCCACCGCCATGCCGCGGCGGTAGGCTCGAGGGTGGTTGCAGGCGATTCCGCCCAGGCTGATAGTGTGCAGCCGTTGGCGGAACAGTTTGGGCGACTGACGCAGGGTCAGCTCCACCGGTACATCGTCCGGGTGCAGCAGGAAGCCACGCATGCTCGACTCCGTGTCGTTTTTTTGACCTTGTTCGCTTCAGTATAGTGAAGGTTGGTAAAGCGGTTGATTTGCGTGTAAAAAAATTGGACAAAAAATGAACGCTTGAGGAGAGCAGGATGAACACGAGCAACCCGCGTATCGGCGTGATCGGAACCGGCGCCATTGGTGGCTTTTATGGCCTGATGCTGGCGCGTGCCGGGTTCGACGTGCACTTTCTCTTGCGCAGCGAGTTCGACGTCGTTCAGCACAACGGCTTGCGCCTCGACAGCGCCGTGCATGGCACGGTGCAGATGCGGGTTTCGGCCTATGCCGACGCCGCCGACATGCCGCCCTGCGACTGGCTGCTGGTCGGTGCCAAGACCACCAGCAACGCCGAGCTTGCGCCATTGATCGTCAAAGCGGCGGCGCCGGATGCCAAGGTGGTGCTGCTGCAGAACGGCCTGGGGGTCGAAGAGCAGTTGCGGCCATTGCTGCCGGCCAACCTGCACCTGCTCGGCGGCTTGTGCTTTATCTGCGTCAACCGCGAAGCGCCGGGGGTGATCCGTCATCAGTCGCTGGGTGCGGTGAACCTGGGCTATCACAGTGGCCCGGCGCTGGATGAAGACAGCCGTCTACAGATTGTCGAGGCCGGGGCAGCGCTGTTCCATGGTGCCGGCATCGACTCCCAGGCCATGACCAACCTGGCCCAGGCGCGCTGGCAGAAGCTGGTGTGGAATGTGCCCTACAATGGTTTGTCAGTGCTGCTCAAGGCCAGCACCACGCCACTGATGGCCGATGCCGACAGCCGCGCCTTGATTCAGGCGCTGATGGCCGAGGTGGTGCAGGGCGCGCGGGCCTGCGCTCATGAACTGCCGCAAGGCTATGCCGAGCACCTGTTTGCGGTGACGGAAAAGATGCCCGACTACTGGCCGAGCATGTACCACGATTTTACCCAGCAGCGGCCACTGGAGCTGGCGGCGATCTATGCCGAGCCGTTGGCGCAGGCGAGGGCGGCGGGCTGTGAGTTGCCCAAGATGCAGGCGCTGTATCAGGCGCTGGCGTTTATTGATCGGCATAATCTGCCGGACTGACAATCGCCGGGGCTGCTGCGCAGCCCATCGCTGGCAAGCCGGCTACCACAGGGTATGTAGGAGGAACAGCACATGAGCAAAAGCCTCGGCGACAAACTGGTCGTCGCCATCTCTTCCCGGGCGCTGTTCGACCTCAGCGAGAGCCACCGCCTGTATCTGGCCGAGGGCGTTGAAGCCTACCGCCAGTACCAGATCGAACACGAAGACGAAGTGCTCGAACCCGGCGATGCCTTCCCTCTGGTGCAAAAACTCCTGGGCTTGAATGCCAATCTGGGCCAGGCGCGGGTCGAGGTGGTGCTGGTGTCGCGCAACAGCGCCGACACGGGCTTGCGGGTATTCAATTCGATCGAGCATCACGGCCTGGGCATCTACCGCGCAGCCTTCGTTGGTGGTCGCAGTCCTTATCCATATTTGGCGGCGTTTGGCTGCCACCTGTTCCTGTCCACCGATGCCGATGATGTACGCAGGGCCCTGGAGGCTGGCTTTGCCGCAGCCACCATTCTCTCCGGTGGCGCCCGGCGTGCCGCCAGTGATGAATTGCGCATTGCCTTTGATGGCGATGCGGTGCTGTTTTCCGATGAGTCCGAGCGGGTCTACCAGCTTGGCGGTCTCGAAGCCTTTCAGGCCAGCGAGCGCCAGTCGGCCCGTGAGCCCTTGCGCGGCGGGCCGTTCAAACCATTTCTGGCGGCGCTCAACCTGTTGCAGAAGGAGTTCCCGGAAGGTGCCTGTCCGATCCGCACAGCGCTGGTCACCGCCCGTTCGGCACCGGCCCACGAGCGGGT carries:
- a CDS encoding PilZ domain-containing protein, whose amino-acid sequence is MRGFLLHPDDVPVELTLRQSPKLFRQRLHTISLGGIACNHPRAYRRGMAVEMIIPSLGAEARYPGYVAWCQKHQDGYRVGIAFIDEQALFGARMSEQVCQIQHFCQAQAQSENADADLEALAQQWVSLHAGEFSEASLEASHTREILLQG
- a CDS encoding putative 2-dehydropantoate 2-reductase; translation: MNTSNPRIGVIGTGAIGGFYGLMLARAGFDVHFLLRSEFDVVQHNGLRLDSAVHGTVQMRVSAYADAADMPPCDWLLVGAKTTSNAELAPLIVKAAAPDAKVVLLQNGLGVEEQLRPLLPANLHLLGGLCFICVNREAPGVIRHQSLGAVNLGYHSGPALDEDSRLQIVEAGAALFHGAGIDSQAMTNLAQARWQKLVWNVPYNGLSVLLKASTTPLMADADSRALIQALMAEVVQGARACAHELPQGYAEHLFAVTEKMPDYWPSMYHDFTQQRPLELAAIYAEPLAQARAAGCELPKMQALYQALAFIDRHNLPD
- a CDS encoding 5'-nucleotidase; the encoded protein is MSKSLGDKLVVAISSRALFDLSESHRLYLAEGVEAYRQYQIEHEDEVLEPGDAFPLVQKLLGLNANLGQARVEVVLVSRNSADTGLRVFNSIEHHGLGIYRAAFVGGRSPYPYLAAFGCHLFLSTDADDVRRALEAGFAAATILSGGARRAASDELRIAFDGDAVLFSDESERVYQLGGLEAFQASERQSAREPLRGGPFKPFLAALNLLQKEFPEGACPIRTALVTARSAPAHERVIRTLREWDIRLDESLFLGGLDKSAFLEAFAADVFFDDQAGHCERARSVVATGHVPHGISNEPTLG